The genomic region aaaaaaaagaaaactagactCCTACTGTATGATCTGATTCACACGAAATGCCCATTACAGGCGTATCTACAGAGATAGAGAACAGAGAAGAGGCTGCCTAGGGATGGGGGCATGGGGAGTGCCTGCTAAGAGGTATGAGGTTTCTTTCtggagtgataaaaatgttccaaaattaCATTGTGGTAATAGGTTCACAACTCTGAATGTACTAAAACCCACAGAATTTGTACAGTTTAATAAATGGATGTGAATTATGCACTATTTCAATAAAGCCATTAAACAAACCAACCAAGCACGGGatgccagggaggggctgggcagaGATGCTTCTAAAGGCGCGACTGTGGTTTCTTCTGGGGATGAGTGAAGCTGGTTGAGAACAGGCTGGGGAGGAGACTGGAGACTAAAAGCTCCAGTCAGCTGAGGCCAGCAGGGGACTCCAGTGGAAACACAGCCTGGAGCAGAGAGACCACCCAGACAAGACTCGGAGAGGGAGACTTGCCAGGGCCAGGAGCTTTATGGGCCCCACAGGTGGACACGTGTGTTTGTGCAGCTACACAGAAATCCACGGCCCTGTGCTCCCCCCGCCCAGCCTCTCTCCTGCAACCGACACCCGCGTCCCAGGGGAGAGGCAGTCGCCATGGAGATGGTTTCTCTGGGAACCAGGTTAAAACCACcagaggtgggggcggggtggctATAACTGAGATTAGAACCAGCCACAGCCCCTACCTGTCCCTGGCTGGCAGTCGCCACACCAACACCGCGGGACGTTTATCCCGTGCCTCATCTGCAGTGCTTTACTTGTGCTGTtgagtgtgtgtgctgagtcgcgtCCCGTTCtctggcaaccctatggactgtacccgccaggctcccttgtccattggatttcccagataggaatactggagtgggcttccatctcctcctccaggggatcttcctgacttagggaccgaacccatgtctcctgcattggcaagtagattccttaccactcagtcacctgggaaacctttaCCTGTACCGACTACAACCCAAAGAGCGGAACCACCAGCGTTTCCATCTCACAGATGTTATTGGAGTGGAGAGAACTTCAGTAACTCGCCCAGAGTCGCCCAGACGGCAGCAAAGACTGAGGCCGTCTGGCCCCAGAGCTGAACCGGGGCCTCGGGAGCCTCTCCAGAAGGGCCTTTCCCACTGCCACACAACGCCCCCTCGCATGCTACGCCCAGTACCCCTTCCGGTTCCCTGACGTCATCCCAGGCCATCTCGTCACCTTCCAGACTAGTTCAGTGGTTCGGGTTTCACTCTCAAATCCAGTTCAGTGCTGCCCGTTTCCCCCACTGCAAGCTAGACACCTAGagacctggggggggggggggggcttagCCCCTCTTTCCTGCCCCCTGTTCCCCGCCCTGGAGCCTGCTCCTgctctgggtgggggtgggcaggaggaaggggacaaAGGGCTCTTGAGCAAACCTAACGGGGCTGAGGTCCAGGGCCCTGCTGGCCCGCGAACATCCCCACGGGGCAGTCCCCACGGGtctgtgggggggtggggctgggaggtctCCCCTCTGAgctcccctgccccagcctccacccctgccccattCCCCCAGCTCTCCCAGTGACCAGCCATCCAGTGCTGCTGGCTGCCTTCATCTTGGCCTTGCTCCTCTGCTCTGAGCTCGAGGACCCCAGGGGTATGTGCATCCAGGGCAGGGGTACAGGCTGCCCCCACTCCCGTCCCCCATCCGGCAGGACGAGCCTATCTGCTGAGAGAGGGAAGAGTAGCTCTGACAGCCGCCTGGTGCTTTCCTGTTGGGCACAAACAACTCCACGGACGCACCGGGCAAGGCCACGCGGACCGCTGGATCACTGCGCAGCTCAACACAGACCAGAACACAAACGCTGTACAAAGCACAAAAATGACCAGCCACCAGCCTCCTGACTCAGAGCTGACAGCCGCTTCTTCGCTCAGCACAGCGCAGCGCTGGCTCCAAGGATGACCGACGCTGCCACAGAGGCCCCGCTCCCTGCTGGCCTCCGATCCAGAGCGAAACCCGCCCCCCTGAGCCCTCCCCAGTcactcagcccagcccagcccctacCTGAGATGCCCCGTGGGCCCCCAGGGTGGGCACCCCCAACTGCAGCAAGCAGGAAACCCAAATTGCTTAACTACACGTGTCCGTGGTGGCATCTGGTTGGGGTATGGATGGCTGACGGAGGCCCCCAACCCTCCCAgatgactcttagagaccccttTCCCTGCTCCCCACAAACACTGCCCCCCACGTCTTTACACAGGAACCGGCAGTGTCTGAGCAAGGCTGGCACCCTCTCAACCTGGGTCAGGCCGGCGGGTGACCCTGCCCTGAGAATTCTGTTTCTTTTGGTCTCTGCCCTGGCAGAGgaggacatatttttggggtgtgTGACGGGGCGACTTTGCACGCAAAGGTCAGGGAGGGCCCTTGGCCCCCACCTCTCCACACTCAGTTCACCAGGGTTTCTGTGAGTGACTCACCAACCTTTTCAAACTTGGACCTTGTGGAAAGGTCTATTTCTCATCTCTGTAAAACTTGAAGCTCCGCACCGCCAGGCTGGCACACGTGCCTGCAGGGCGGGCGCTGTCCGAAGCCCTTCCACACTCTTGGGTCCTCCGCCCTGCTCCCGTCCCTGCTCCGCTAATGCGGCACATGGGTGAGCGGGGCCCTGCTTAAGGGCACACGGGGAGAAGCAAGTGTCCCAAGGGCCAGGGTACTGTGTTGCTAACTACCTTCAGTTTGCCCTGTCCAGTCTCTGCGTGCATGTGAGGAAGGGCACCCCAGGGCTGGCAGCCTGCAgctctcagatgaggaaactgaggctctgagagggagGCATGGTGGGATGGATACGTCCCCATGCTAATCCTTAGCATCTGTGAGTATGTTACCCTATATGGTCAAAGGGACTTTACAGACGTTACATTCATGATCTTGAGGTGAAGACACTATCCTGGATTATTGGGGTGTGCCCCAGAGTGCTCACAAGGGCCCAAATACAAGGAAacggattctcccctagagccttgaGAACAGGAGTCCCCAGCCCCCGGGGCCGCGGCCTGTTAGCACCAGCCCGCACAGTGGGAGATGAGGGGCTGTTCTCCACGAAACCTGTCCCCGGTGCCTAGAAGACTGGGGATCACTGTTCCAGGAAGACTCTTTTAGACTGCCGGCCTCCAGAACGGAAAGGGAATCGATGTGTGTTGTCTGAAGCCACTAAGAGAAGGGGCTTTGGCGGACTCTGAGCTGCCAGGCCACGTGGCAGACCTGTGCTGTGTGTCTGGCCCCCGCACTGCCCTTTCCCCAGCTGAACTGGCCTTGGCCTTCCTGTCCTTGTTTGCCAGGACACCCACTCCCAACCCTTGCTCCTGGCCTGCATGATCTAGACAGCTGCCCAAGGGCCTCTTCAGGGAACACAGAATTGAATTCCCCAGTTTCTGTGCCTCAGcaactcattttaaaaaggaactgatgtgagggcttccctggtggctcagtagtcaagaatccgcctgccgaggcaggagacacgggttcagtccctggtccgggaagatcccacatgcccaggagCAACTTGGCCCACTTGCcccaattactgagcccacatgccccagagcccgcgcccctcaacaagagaagccaccgcaacgagaaacCCATGCCCTGCAACGAAGAGCACCCCCCcaccactgcaactagagaaaagcctgcacagcaacaaagtcccagcaaagccaaaaacaGAACTGacgtggggctttcctggtgatccagtggctggcACTCTGCTCCCATCGCGGGGggtggagcatgggttcaatccccggttggggaactgagagccTGCATGCTTCGAGGCACAGCCAGGCAAAAAAGTTCTGATGCCTTGTGAGGCCACAGCAGAAGGCTGGGGGCTGTGTGGAGCAGTTCCTGGGAATGAGGAGGTCCTGACTTACACTCTAAGTGCTCAGGGAAACCGTCAGGCACACAGACATCTGCTTTCGAGGGGCTCTGAAAGCAGAACGAAGTGTGGTAGGAACAGGAAGAGAAACGACCACGGGCTGGCCGTAGTGCGGGCTTTACCTACAGCATTTCACACAATCTTCTCAGCACCCAAGACTTGGAGAGAAATAACGCTCACACTTAGGCAGGCAGGCCCCGTTCTAGGAATTTTgcatacatttatgtatttaatcctcacaataagcCTATGAGGTGGGTcatcttatccccattttatggatgaggaaactgagtcacacaGAGAAGATGCCACCTGCTGAGGGTCAAAGAAGAAGCGGAATTGGAGTGTGAACCTAACAGGCTGACTCCAGAGACAATGCTCTGAGCCACCTTTCCCTTGATCAAAGGGCCAAGGAGCCACCGGAGCCATTTGTAAGAACGCAGCGGAGGCCCAGCAGTCAGGGCCACATCGGCACCCTTGGCCAGGATCAGGTGATGTGGGCACGGGACTGAAACCTGGGTCCATCTGATGGAAACCTGGTGCCTCTTCCATCACACCAGGCTGTCACCGTGACTGGGAAAGCAGTGGGTTCTGCGATAGAACAGACAAGGGGGGTCTCCTTTGGcgcaggggggtgggggaggggcaggtggcaACCAACAGAACCTGGCAGCactaagcagcagcagacttGAGGTGAAGGTCCAGGTCTGGCAGCCTCCCAGCAGGCTATGTCCCAAGCTGGGGGTCAGGGACCCCAGACGTCTGAGAGGAGACAAGCTCTCCCTGGGGCCTGCAGGCCCTTGGAAGGTGTGTGGCAGGGACAGCGCTCTAACCAGCAATGTGGCCCTGCACAATCCCTCTCGCTTCCCCAGGCCTCCGCCTTGCCCCCTGCAAGCCCCGCGGGTCAGCCTCTGTGATCTGAGCCCCTTCTTGGCATCGAGCCTGATTCCCAGGGTTCTGCACAGGCTCTCCTTCCTCCTGCCTAATCCCCTGGACTGGGCGTCTCCCCCATCCAGGGTTTCGCTAACCGTTGCCAGGTGTGCAGCCGGCCCCCAGAGAActccccccactccccctccccatcAAAGAGCCGGGGTGACGCAACCTGCCTGCAACTGCCACCTCACTCCCCAAGCCTGGATCCTCCGCAATGAAAAAGAGTCCCCAGCAGCCCCACCCAGGCTCCCAGCCTCAGCCCAGGAGCTGAAGGGCGCgaggggcgggggaggcgggggcgggCAGCTGGACCCCAAATACTTGGCCAAGCTCAGGGAGGCGGAGTCATCTGAGTCCTGGAGGGCCCATGGATCCAGAtcaggggtgggtgtggggagagggtgCAGGGTGCCAAGACCCGGGCTTCCAGGCACCGCTGATGACCCGTTGCTCAGAAGTTGGAATAGGCTAGGAAGGGCTAGGAGCTCCTGTGCTTGCTGGCACCGGCTGCGTGGGCGGGGTGATTGGCACCAGGACTCAATTCTGTGGGACCCAGCTGGAGAGAAAGAGGCACACGGGGCAGGGACCGCGACCCGCCCAGGGTCTTCTCAGTCAGCAAACTGCAAGCAACTGGTAGCAAGATTTCCATACTAAGTTCATTCTCAAGTTATTAACTGTCTAACCTGACCATCCTCTCAAAACCCCACagtcccagctgctgctgctaagtcgcttcagtcctgtctgactctgtgagacctatggacagcagcccaccaggcttctccatccacaggattctgtaggcaagaatgaatactggagtgggttgccatttccttctccaagtcccaGTCTATGAGACAAAGCCAAACAGGAACAGTTCACAGAATACCCAACCTGCACTCTTCAAAAACATCAAAGTCACAGGAGAACAGAAAAGTCTGAAAAGCCTCCACAGACCAGAGGTTGCAGAGGAGACGTGAAAACTAAGTGTAACTCGGCATCCTGGGGGGATCCTGAAATGAAGGGGTTAGGGAACAACAGGTGAAATCAGAAGATAGGGTGGGCGAGGGGGTAGGTCGCAGAAACAGACTGACATTGCCTCCCGAGTTGTGACAAACACCAGTGTAACACAAGATGTAACACAAGATGCCCacggggaggggggaggctgTGTGAGGGGCTCCTCGGGAACTCTGTATTGTCTTGGCAGCTTTGTGGTCAATCTACAGTTACTCcaaaatagaaagtttatttaaagaaaaatactctaCCTAGTCCGCCAGTTATAATCTAGAAGAGAAGACTGGGGGATGACTGTCCCCCCTCACTGCCAGCAGCCTGTCCAGTGGCCTCCCCTAATCCCACCTGCTAGTACTCAACACTGAGGAGTGGAAGTCAATCCTTACTTAAAACACCTTTAGAAGCACTACTGCTGGGCACTGGACATAAAACATATCCACCTTAATAATAACAATGAACCCCTTATGTAACaccttactctgtgccaggcactagtcCAAGGGCACCTGACCtggattaattcatttaatcctcaaaacagtaCTAAGAAATAGGTACTGTCGATGGCCACATACATTGGCCATCAGCATGTTTCTATTAACTCAACTCCATATTTGATTCTCGAACTATTCATGGAAAGCAAGACACATGGAAGGGAAATTGCCAGTAAGCTAGTTAAGTGGGGTGTAGTCAGGGGTTGAATCCAACAACTTGGCTCCAGAGTCCGTGCTCTTAAACATTACTCTGTTGCCTCAGTAAAAAACATAGCCCCTAATGGGCAAGAGTTCAAATACTGGAAGAGTGGATAAAGTAATGTGGTCAGATCCCAAGGACTTCCGGTATGCAAGAGTAGCCTGGATTAGGGATGCAATATACAATAAACCTAACTAATACCTCCATATGTTGTGTATGAAAGCTGTTacaagagtaaatcctaagagttctcatcacaaggaaaacaggatgtattttttttctatttcttcagttttGTATCTGTAGGAGATGTTCACTACACTTACTAATCAATTTATGAGGTATGTTcaatcaaatcactatgctgtaggCCTTAAGCTTACCCAGTGCTACATGTCAATCATATCCCaataaatatggaagaaaaaaaaaaaagcacctgaacttagaggaaggaaaaaaaaaaaaaaaagcctgcatgTCTTCATTCTCAGATAACTCTCAAGATCAAGTTCCCCTGTCTTCTATGGATCTTGATTCAGTCTCAATAAGCACCAGGAAAAGCTCAACTCCAGCTGTAACGTCCTGCTGTGGATGAacggaggtggggagaggaggggttTCTGCAGCACAGGAAAGACCCACAACCACTTGGGCTGGGAGGGTCCAGCGCACCGGGAGGGGATGGCTAGGAAGTCCCATCTCTTTGAACAATGGATTACAGATCTTCCTATTTCTGGCAGACCTGCACGACTGacgatggggtggggggagctgaggTAGAGGACAGTCTGAAAGGGAGCCTAGGTCGGGGGTATGGACAAAAGAAGGAACCAACTGGCCTGAAAGGAATGCTGAGGATAAACGTTGAGGGTAGGtgcgcaggagacacagagaagatAACAGGCCTGAGGGCGATAACTGACTCCCTGCACCAAGATGGGGCTGAGCGTCCATGTTGTCAATGGGAAAGGGCGGGGATGGCTGGGAAATACCTTGGAGGAGATAAAGGAGACACAAGGATGACCTTTTAGCAAGTGCTGTATGGTCTAGCGTCTGGGGTTCCTGCCAGCGGGGTCGGAAAAGGTGACACCGGGCCCTAGGGTTCCTTCCTGCTCACAATAAGAGGTTGAGAGAGCATGTATGAAGTGGGCTCTCAGTTTCACAGGCATCGACTTATTTGATTCTCACAAATGACCCCACCAGGTAGAGTTGATTATTCTCCGCGTTTTACTGATAGTCTCCTATCTAGGCTGCTAGAGAATTCAGGTCATTTGCCCAAGGCCACCTTCGCCGGCCTGTGATTTGAATGGAGCGCGCTCTGTGACTCACACCAGGTTCTAAGCCACAGGAAAGGTTCTCAGAGTGGGACGGCAGTTGAAGGATGAAGAGAGTAGCATGTGGCTGGCCGGAAATTCGCGAAGCaggggaaagcaaaggagaaatgaactAGCGCGACCCTCAGGGAAGAGGGGTTACCGAGTCACCAGAATCAGAGGGAGCAAAGGGCCGGACCTCAGAGTCAGAGGGAACGGAGGGTCGGAACCCCCGGAGTCGGGAGAAAAGCGGGGCTAGAGGTAGCCACGGGTAAAAGGAAGGAGATGTCTGAACCCTCGGGACCGAAAGCCAGGATCCGATCCCCGAGGGCAGGGGTGCAGGCTCGCCTCCGGGTTGGGGCCACGCGGGGCGGGGCGCGGAAGGATCCGCGCAGGCCGTGCTGCGCCGCCCGCGGTATATCTGTGTCCAGGCCCCGGGGCCGCCTCATTCCCCATCCTCAGATCTCGGGCTCTCCTCACTCTACCGCCACGCCGCCTCCGCCCGCGTACCCCCAGCCATGGCTCTGTAGCCGCGACCCCTCTGTGCCCCCGGCCAGTCTCCGCGCTCACCGCGCCTGCGCTCTCCgctcctgccttctctcttcaGCCGAGGCCGCCGCCGCCTCTCCTTTGCGCAGCCATGGAGTGAGTAACCGCTCGCCCCTCCCTCTCCAACCGCCTTTCCCGCCCTTTCGAAGCTCGCGGCCCTCGCGACCGAGcctgggggggggtggggagactgAGGAATCACGGTCGCGCAGGCGCAGAAGAGGGAAGACGAGCGTTCTCGCGCGACCGAGCATGCGCACTCGGGCGGGTGCGTTCTTCCAGACAATTGGTGTTTAAAAAAGAGAGCCACGTGCGTGTGCGCCTGCGCACTAGTTTCCAGACACGGTGGCTTCCCCCCATCCCCGCCCTGACCGTCTGCGAGCGATTGCTCATGCGCAGCTGCCCACCTGAGGCTGTATTTTTTGCGCAAAGGGCGGGCAATAAGCAGCCGCACATGCGCACTGTTCCCCAGGAGGGCGGTAGCCTGAAGGAGCTATGGTGCGGCTCGGGACGTGGCGCATGCGCTGTAACTTTCAGCGAGAGAGCCGCCTCCCACTTTGCTCAGGCGCCGAGCTTATCTTCCCTCCCTTTTATTCAGGCACCTGCTGGGGCGGGGACTGATTTAGATTGACAGGGGAGAAGGCGGGGTTAGAAACGACCGGTTTAGGGGACGGAGCTAGGATAAGAGGCGTCGCCGAGGACGGGGTTGGGGCGGGGCTAACGAAACCTTTTGCTGAGGGGGGGGGTTTCTGCCTGAGAAAGAGGCGGGGCCTCTGGGGAATCATCTGGCAGGGGTGGAGCTAAAATAAACCGTGGGGGCGGGACTTCGAGAGACAGTGGAGATCAGCCCCAAAATTCAAAGGGAGGACTGCGATTTGAACGGATAACTTTGATGACCGGGCGGGACAAGGGGGAATTCCCATGGAAACAGATTTGAGCTGGAATCTAGGGAGGGTGTGAGGCCTAAAAGTTATATTTTAGAGGAAGAGATGTGACTGGAAGAAAATTCCCCTGGGATTGagtgtgggttttttgtttttttttttaaatgaaaggaaatattatGGGGTGAGTGGGAAGGACTTTAAGGAAATTTCCCTGGGAGACCATTAGGTTTCTGTATTGGAAGGACTGGGTCTTGGGAATTCTGAGAAATAAGCCAAACGTAAAGAGAATTCCCTTGGGAGTGGGTGGGGCTCAGATACAGGGAAAGGACAGGTTTAGAATTCTGAAAGGATGAGGAATCCTGGGACTCGGCGGGGGTGGTTTGATTTCCCTGTGGCTTTGGCAATAGTAGGTGAGGCTGATCCTGACGCACTCACTTTTGTGTCACACTTGCAGGCCCTCCACTTTTGCCTTGGTGCCTGTCTTCGCCCAGCTGAGCAACCTCCAGAGCCTCCTCCCAGCTGTTGGTGCAGCCTCTTCCATTGCCGTCGGTGCCCAGCGCCCGTGCTGCAACCATGTCATTCCTGGCGACCCTGGGGCTGGAGCTGGACAGGACTCTGCTCCCAGCTAGCGGGCTGGGCTGGCTCGTAGACTATGGGAAACtccccctggcccctgccccccTGGGCCCCTATGAGGTCCTTGGGGGAGCCCTGGAGGGCGGGCTTCCAGGGGGGGGAGAGCCCCTGGCAGGTAAGAGTAGGTGAAGAATGGAGGTGGGGTGAGCtagggggagagggagaagaaagaagaattcattcatttgataaatatcttttaatgagTACCTATaatagggcttccccaatggctcagtaggtcaagaatccgcctgcaaatcgggaggcacaggagacataggttcaatccctgggttgggaagaaagcctggaggaggaagtggcaacccactccagcccggaaaatcccatggatagaggagcctggtgggctacagtatatggggtcacaaaaagttggacatggcttGAAAAGTTGAACAattaagcaacaacaacagcataatatgtcaggcactgttttaggGGACACAGCTGGGAACAAGACTGACATGATCCCTGCCTTCTTGGAGCACACACACTACTGGGAAGACACGCAGGAGACAAATGATGCATGGGAATAAGTGGCAAACACTTAGCTGAGTTTAAAAAtggcaatgagaaaaaaaaaataaaaatgacaacgAGGACAAGTTTGGTGGGGGGAGCCAAGAAACCCTCTCCAAGTCAGTAACATTTTGGCTGAGACCTAAGGAATGGTAAGGAATGACCCATAAAAAGACCCAAGGGAAGAGCTTTTCAGATGCAGGAAACAGCACAGGCAGAGCCCCTGAAGCaggaattattttattcattgcgTGCATGGGTGTTAAGTCGCCAAATCgtgtctgtagcccaccaggctcctttctctgtccatggtattctccaggcgagaatacaggagtgggttgccatgccctcttccaggagatactcacgacccaaggattgaacctgcatctcttacatttcttgcattggcaggtggattcttaacttcttccaccacctgggaagcccattttattcaTTGGTGGTGatttggtcgctaagttgtgtctgactcttgtgaccccatgaactgtagcccaccaggctcctctgtccatgggattttccaggcaagaatactggagcaggttgccatttcctcctccaggggctcttccctacccaggaatcaaacctgggtctcctgcgttgcaggcagattctttaccgactgagctatgagggaagtgtATCCCAAATGCTTGGTACATAGTGGGGTTTCAGTAATTAAAGATGAAACAGGGTGTGTTTACATGTGATCTAGTTTGCCATTTATAATAAATTAGAGAGTAAATCAAGAAACCAGAGATGCAGGGTAATCAGTAAGGAGGATGTTGGAACAGTTGAAGAAATGGCTGGTTGACTGTTTTCTCATTTGGGTCATTGATGGTTGGTTGGTTAACGGGTTGGTTAGATGTTTGGTTTATTGCTTGGTTGGTTGGCTGGTctgttgactggtttgatgattTGTTAATTGGTTGGTTGGCTAGCTGGCTGGCTGGTGGTTTAACTCAATGAATGGGATGAATGAGGTGGGCATGAGTGAGATCTGGTTGGGTGGAGGATTAGGAAATCAAGGAGCTTTCTGTCCCTCTGCAATCCTCCAGGAGACGGCTTCTCTGACTGGATGACCGAACGGGTCGACTTTACAGCCCTGCTCCCTCTGGAGCCCCCCTTGCCCTCAGgtgccctccccccaccttccccacccccacctgaccTGGAAGCTATGGCCTCCCTGCTCAAGAAGGAGCTGGAGCAGATGGAAGACTACTTCCTCGATGCCCCTCTGCTCCCACCATCCTCCCcacctccgccgccgccgccgcagccgccggCACCGgcaccttccctccctctccccctccccctgcccacctttgacctcccccagcccccttccctgGACACCCTCGACTTGTTGGCCATCTACTGCCGCGGTGAGGCTGGGCAGGGGGACTCGGGATTggcgcccctgcccccacctccgcaagccccgcccccgccccgccccgccccctacCCCAGTCCTGCTGCCAGCAGAGGAGACCGCAAGCAAAAGAAGCGAGACCAGAACAAGTCCGCAGCTCTGAGGTACCGCCAGAGGAAGCGTGCAGAGGGCGAGGCCCTGGAGGGCgagtgccaggggctggaggcgCGGAACCGGGAGCTGAGGGAGAGGGCGGAGTCGGTGGAGCGGGAGATCCAGTACGTCAAGGATCTGCTCATCGAAGTGTACAAGGCTCGCAGCCAGAGGACCAGGAACAGCTAGCCAGGCGGGGGCTTCGAGCTGTAGGGGGCGCTGGTCTTCGGCTCCGGGGCGGAGGGGGGAGGGTCCCCAGTCATCCCCCTGCCTCCAGCTTCCTTCCaaaccctccctccccctcctctctctctctcctccctccccctccccttttatTCTtacctccccttcccaccccccagAATCATGAAACGTTTGACATGAGTCAGCATTTACACCCTTCAAGTAACATCTGAGGAACAGAGGCCCATGGGGAATTTGGGAGGCAGGGGAGAGCTTGGAAACCCCATCTCTCAAGCAGGGAAGTGAGCCCAGGAAGCCCTGCAGAACGTCTGTGCAAAGGAGAACAGGGAAGCCATCTGGAGACCAAGTCAGGGAGGGCTCAAAGAAAGGTGCCCAAGGAATGAGCAAAACAAGCCAAATGACCTTGGGAACTACATTTGGAGGTGGAACCAAGAGGTAGCCGACTTGGCAGAGCAGGTGCATATTTGGGGGACCTGGGGGAGTGGCCATAATGGGTGACGGGGTGTACGTTTTAGCTCTGGGAGGAAATCAGTGTTTTGTGAAGGTGTTGGGGGAGGTGCGGGAGGGCAGGGACTGATCCTTTTGGAAGGGGGCTTTGTGAgtggaaataaaaggaagaatttcCTCTGATTATGTGCGTCTGGTCTTTGAAAGGAGAAGCTGGGGGGAGGGCAGTCTTAGACCAAAGGCAAGGGGGGGAGGGCAGTCTTAGACCAAAggcaataatgataataatggaaataacatAATACAGTCAAGCACACACTTTCCACACAGGGTCAAAGCCAAGATGAGACTGACTGAACTGGTAGAGATACAAGACCCGCTTTTAACTTCCATTTAGAAGACTGACTGAACTGGTAGAGATACAAGACCCGCTTTTAACTTCCATTTAGGATGTAGACAGTGAAAATAGCCAAAGGTGCCAGCTCCCCGTGGTCCTTGTCACCAAAGAGGGTGACACCAAAGGGGCCGGGTGGCTGGAGCACAGTTGTGGGGCACCCGGTATTGAAGAGCAATCGCACTGCGCTGTCAGAGCCGAGATTCCAGGGGAAGTCAGGAGGTAAATTAGCGGTGACCTGGTAATGGAGAGCCCGATCTGGGTGCTAACACTTTCTCCATGATAATCTTTCTTTATGAGCTGGAAAAAAATTCGTGCAGATGGGCACCCTTTACAGAGTTGGGAATCAATTTAaagggttct from Bubalus bubalis isolate 160015118507 breed Murrah chromosome 18, NDDB_SH_1, whole genome shotgun sequence harbors:
- the ATF5 gene encoding cyclic AMP-dependent transcription factor ATF-5, coding for MSFLATLGLELDRTLLPASGLGWLVDYGKLPLAPAPLGPYEVLGGALEGGLPGGGEPLAGDGFSDWMTERVDFTALLPLEPPLPSGALPPPSPPPPDLEAMASLLKKELEQMEDYFLDAPLLPPSSPPPPPPPQPPAPAPSLPLPLPLPTFDLPQPPSLDTLDLLAIYCRGEAGQGDSGLAPLPPPPQAPPPPRPAPYPSPAASRGDRKQKKRDQNKSAALRYRQRKRAEGEALEGECQGLEARNRELRERAESVEREIQYVKDLLIEVYKARSQRTRNS